A genomic stretch from Centroberyx gerrardi isolate f3 chromosome 10, fCenGer3.hap1.cur.20231027, whole genome shotgun sequence includes:
- the c10h2orf69 gene encoding mitochondrial protein C2orf69 homolog: MIAAQRVAAGFSVLAVAKVMSSVAGTSSSEPPGLRPSGTQRLQRLVAVPGYNPSRVNDLLLLRPADGQSRCGSDGEPAEDGSSNTHVVFFHGDIQNFQEEMSLQPEGAQWLSWSLEQVALTLGRRFPDRHVWVVRASRMYLHKFSCYHNFVESNLFGAPEHAPYSPDFGAFRHLRALLSHGMERANLPNPLLPAGGADSIPSGFSLTLVGFSKGCVVLNQMVYELAGARADPRLSAFVERISDMYWLDGGHPGGSETWVTDKRVLKELAASGVAIHAHVTPYEVCDPMRAWVGREHGRFVKTLEEFGTRLNQKLHFADEPASIENHFRVIREF; the protein is encoded by the exons ATGATAGCCGCCCAAAGAGTTGCGGCGGGCTTTTCTGTACTAGCTGTGGCCAAAGTGATGAGCTCCGTGGCGGGGACGTCATCATCCGAGCCTCCGGGGCTGCGTCCATCAGGAACGCAGAGGCTCCAGAGGCTGGTCGCGGTGCCCGGTTACAACCCGAGCCGAGTGAACGACCTGCTGCTCCTCCGGCCTGCAGATGGGCAAAGTCGGTGTGGTTCAGACGGAGAGCCGGCTGAAGATGGGAGTAGTAAcacacatgttgtgtttttccatgGGGACATTCAG AACTTCCAGGAGGAGATGTCTCTGCAGCCGGAGGGGGCCCAGTGGCTCTCCTGGAGTCTGGAGCAGGTGGCGCTCACCCTGGGCCGCCGCTTCCCCGACCGACACGTCTGGGTGGTCAGAGCCTCCCGCATGTATCTGCACAAGTTCAGCTGCTACCACAACTTTGTGGAGAGCAACCTGTTCGGAGCGCCGGAGCACGCGCCGTACTCGCCCGACTTTGGAGCGTTTCGCCACCTCAG GGCCTTGCTGAGCCACGGCATGGAGCGAGCCAACCTACCAAACCCCCTCCTGCCAGCAGGCGGCGCTGACTCCATCCCCTCTGGATTCTCCCTGACGCTGGTGGGCTTCAGCAAAGGCTGCGTGGTCCTGAACCAGATGGTGTACGAGCTGGCCGGCGCCCGGGCCGACCCGCGGCTGTCGGCCTTCGTCGAACGCATCTCAGACATGTACTGGCTGGACGGCGGGCACCCGGGGGGCAGCGAGACCTGGGTGACAGACAAGCGGGTGCTGAAGGAGCTGGCTGCCAGCGGCGTGGCGATCCACGCCCACGTCACGCCTTACGAGGTGTGCGATCCCATGCGGGCCTGGGTCGGCCGCGAGCACGGACGCTTCGTCAAGACCCTGGAGGAGTTCGGCACCCGTCTGAACCAGAAGCTGCATTTTGCGGACGAGCCCGCCTCCATCGAGAACCACTTCAGGGTCATCAGGGAGTTTTGA
- the ftcdnl1 gene encoding formiminotransferase N-terminal subdomain-containing protein, which translates to MASGSLGRRLVACLLNVSEARRKDLVESVARAAVYDARGARREETTVLNIFNDQDYNRSVITIVASIDSIREAVLSACEKACGLIDMRNHTGVHPCMGAVDLIPIYPLGEEVAVEDCAKEARAVAEGLTEQVQGSSVFLFGWADAPLQRGLAQRRRDMGWFKKTPDMQLIRPDVGPQPQKRYGLTGVGASPYVMNCNVTIDTRDIATGRDIAAAIRESAPGGLPGVQVLALPHEGAVEIACNVESVKGSRAAAGEPWPSFSISGQTYCHAPASLITERVAELAGQRGVGTKGTALVGFTPAECRGLAEGALSRGCAEFWREQRRIHM; encoded by the exons ATGGCCTCCGGTTCGTTGGGCCGTCGGCTGGTGGCCTGCCTCCTCAACGTGTCCGAGGCCCGCAGGAAAGACCTGGTGGAGAGCGTGGCCAGGGCCGCCGTATATGATGCTAGAG GTGCGAGACGAGAGGAGACGACAGTGCTGAACATCTTCAACGACCAGGACTACAACCGCTCCGTCATCACCATCGTGGCCAGTATTGACTCTATCA GGGAGGCGGTTCTGTCTGCATGTGAGAAAGCCTGTGGGCTGATCGACATGCGCAATCACACGGGCGTCCACCCATGTATGGGTGCTGTGGACCTGATACCCATCTACCCCCTGGGGGAGGAGGTGGCAGTGGAGGACTGCGCCAAGGAGGCTCGTG CTGTGGCTGAGGGGCTGACGGAGCAGGTCCAGGGCTCCAGCGTCTTCCTGTTCGGCTGGGCGGACGCCCCCCTGCAGCGCGGCCTGGcccagaggaggagggacatGGGCTGGTTCAAGAAGACGCCAGACATGCAGCTCATCAGGCCGGACGTGGGGCCTCAGCCGCAGAAGCGATACGGCCTCACAG GCGTCGGGGCCAGTCCGTACGTAATGAACTGCAATGTCACCATCGACACCCGGGACATCGCCACGGGGCGCGACATCGCCGCGGCCATCAGGGAGTCGGCTCCGGGGGGCCTGCCGGGGGTGCAGGTGCTCGCTCTGCCGCACGAGGGCGCCGTGGAGATCGCCTGCAACGTGGAGAGCGTGAAGGGGAGCCGCGCGGCCGCGGGCGAGCCGTGGCCTTCTTTCAGCATCAGCGGTCAAACCTACTGTCACGCTCCAGCTTCTCTCATCACGGAGAGGGTGGCAGAGCTGGCGGGGCAGCGGGGGGTGGGCACCAAGGGCACCGCGCTGGTGGGGTTCACCCCCGCAGAGTGCAGGGGCCTGGCAGAGGGAGCGCTGTCCCGAGGGTGCGCAGAGTTCTGGAGGGAGCAGCGCAGGATCCACATGTGA